The sequence below is a genomic window from Microcebus murinus isolate Inina chromosome 4, M.murinus_Inina_mat1.0, whole genome shotgun sequence.
GACAAGTAGGGACTTTGGGACAAGGACAAGTAGCTATGATACATTCGgtagaaaatgatataaaaatgttgCCAACCATCTAACCTCAATATTGTGGCTTTTGAAAAAGAGCATGTATATAGTTGAGTAGAGAAAAGACCCAGTGTGTCAGAGTATTTTATCTGGGCGGAGGCATTACAGgtgtttttgattttctttttactttcccatatttttaaaattcttcataagtatttattatttttctgatcagAAAAAAAGTGCTGTTTTACGAACAAAATACCCTTCCTCTCCAATCCTCTCAGCACCCTCCACCCTCATCATGTTCCTTGTAATGCTGGGCAGGTGTCTCAGGCTCATGCTCGGCGTTTAGGAAAACGCCTCTCATGCTCGGCGTTTAGGAAAACGCCTCTCATGCTCGGCGTTTAGGAAAACTTtgcactccccacccctccatGCCACCAGTTGCAGGGCACGTGGTGGCCCCTGAGGAAGCCAGTCATTCGAGCGTCCCAGGACAGCTTTGTTGACAGTGCTACAGGTCAGGTCCTCAGCTGCTACAGCTGTACAGCTGACCTCCtcctcacccccctccccaggctggcTGGCACAAGGGCTGTCAATTGCCATGTCCTCCTGTCCTTCCTGACTCAGAACCTGAGCTGAACCCGACTGGCTGGCAGGAAGTTTCCATGCAGGCCTGCTGCACTGTCCCTTCTCTGGCCCAGGGGAGTAGGAGGAGGGCTGCGTGGCTCATGCTGTGAGCTGTCGTCAGCCCTCAGGCCACAGAGCTAGGTAGAGTTTACCTCCAGGGAGCTCACAGGGTAGGGAGACTGACGGTGGCTATAGAGCTTGCAGCCAAGGCCCCAGTTGCCAAACTCAGGAACTTGGACTGACCCTGATGGAAAGCTGGATACCCTCTTTAATCTGAGAGTGAAGGGGTTGGATTTGGGTTTTAGGAGTCAGTCTGGCTGTGGCAAGGAGGATAGGcccagagggagggaaggcaggaggctGGCAGAGTGCGTATAAGAAGAGCTGGTGTGTGCTTGGCTGGGAAATAAAGGAGTGAGAGAGAAAagtccccaccccttcccagggACTCAAAGTCCAAATGATGACTGGCAAGCACAAGCATTGTGACCCCGTGATGGGAGTCTCAGATCACATGTGGAGAGTCACTGCAGTCCTTCAGGCCCACAGAATCCCAGGGGACCTGACATGTCCAGTCCCTCCCCTACCTTCTGGGCATGCCCTAGGACTGCCCTCTCCTAGCCAGTTTCCTTTGACCCAGAGTTTTCCTTGCAGCTGGTGAAGACACACAACCTGCTGACCACCAGGAACTATATCTTTGGATACCACCCTCATGGCATCATGGGCCTGGGTGCCTTCTGCAACTTCAGCACAGAGGCCACAGAAGTGAGCAAGAAGTTCCCCGGCATAAGGCCTTACCTGGCCACACTGGCTGGCAACTTCCGGATGCCAGTGCTGAGGGAGTACCTGATGTCTGGAGGTGAGAATCCACCTCTGCCTACCCCTGCTGGGTGCCATTGTCAAGGCCTGAGCCTCTCCCATCAAGCAGGGTGATGCAGGGAGCCAACACGCCCTTCCCTGGTGCTGGTCCTGCACTGGGAGGTGTGACCTACTGCAGACACTGTGGGTCAAGGCTGAGCAGGAAGCCTGCTCATGCAGTCTTCAGAATTCAACCTGGATAGCATCTTGCcaaggaagccttctctgaccccTTTTCTGGGCACCATTAGCCCTTGTGTTGCTCTCCACACAACCTGATTGTTGTTCATGGCACTGTCATTGTCCACTGCCTGTGACCTCCCACCAGCTTGATTCACTGggatccccagcacctagcaccaGCCTGGTTGATTTAGGAACTCAGGGAATGTTTGCCAAATAAATGAACTTCAATACAACTTTGTGTCATTACCCTAATCTTAGATAAGtaagctgaggctcagaaaaatgaGTAGCTGAGGCAGGACCAGACAACTTCAGAGGGGCTGGGTTAGGTCTGGGGCCCAAGTCCAGGGTTCTTTCTGTCGTACACTTGACCGTGTGCAGGGGGTGGAGAGTGCCTCTGTGGGCAACCCTGACTGTCATTCTCTCCCTGCCAGGCATCTGCCCTGTCAACCGGGACACCATAGACTACTTGCTCTCAAAGAACGGGAGTGGCAATGCCGTCATCATCGTGGTGGGGGGTGCAGCTGAGTCCCTGAGCTCCATGCCTGGCAAGAATGCTGTCAACCTGCGGAACCGCAAGGGCTTTGTGAAACTGGCCCTGCGCCACGGGTAAGTGCCTCCCTACATACACCCCTCCAGTGCTTTCCTCAGCCCAGGGCGGCAGGACCCATGGCCGCTGAAGGCAGGGCCTAGACCCTGGGAAGGCCTAGAAGGGGTCTGTCATAGTGTCAGGGAGGGGAAGTTGGAGCCCAGATGGCAGTCTGGACCTAGTTTGCCCATGTGTAGGCTGGGTGTCCTGGTGGGACAGAGATGCAGCCTGTGGCCTGCGTCCTTGCAGGTGGGCTGAGAGGCAGGCTCACATGTGGCACTGTGTAAAGACTTGCTACTTGGGGCCAAAATGTGTCATGCTGTTAGGAGAGCAAGAGAACAGTGAGGAGGCTGGCATGGCTGGAAACAGCAGTGAGGGCTTTGGGAGAGGTCACCCTGAGGACAGGAGGAGAGGTGCTGGGTGGCTCGGCTTTCTGTGACCCTTTCTAGAAAACCAGGGGCACATTCTATTTAGCCAGCTGTTCAGCACATTCTATTTGACAAAGTATATTCGCTCTACAGTCCCCTTCCGTACCCTAGCAACCCAGCAGGTGATGACATCCCCGTTTCCCACTGGAGAAAACTGAGTGAGGCTAAGTGACCTGGTCAGGGATACATTGTGAGGTACAGAGCCAAGCTGTTTGGACTTGAGGGCTGCCGCTGTCTTCCATGTGTGAGCAGCAGGGTTCTGGGGTGACAGACCTCTAGCAGTGCCACGGGTCAGAGTGGGAGAGGTGCAGCGGGCAGTTACACAAGTTCGAGAAGGCTCTGAGCTGTACCAGCCAGGCCCCACACAGCCTGGAATGTGGCTGCAGGACAGCAgctctcttctctgtcccctcaGGACCTTACATCAGGCTTTGGGAGAAGAGGCTACTCTGTAGGGTTTggccctgggccagcccttggGGACACACTCACATCAGATCCAGTCTCTACCCTCAGGGAGCACCAAGGGTGGGGTAGGGAGAGGGACAAATAGTGACAACATAGTTTACCGAGActgtgggggtgggatgggggttGTGAGTCCAGGGCTGAgagtggcctgggctgggggtgggacagGGAGAACGTCCCCACGGAGGCAGGCCCTGAGGGAGGAGGATAAAGAGCAGGAATTCCAGAGCAGGGCACTCAGCCTTCCCTTTGTCTGAGGTCCTAGCCCAGATGTGCTCCCCAGTCACTAGCAGGTGGGCAGAACTGGGTAGTGAAGGGGACATGTGAGCTTGGCTCCCCTGGGTGATTCTGGTACCCCCGGGGGGGGAGCTTGGCTGGTGTCCAGGCCCTTTAGGGCCGACTGTAGGAACTGAAACCAGTAATTAGGCTGACACACCCTGCCTTCTCCCTTCCAGAGCTGACCTGGTTCCCACCTACTCCTTTGGGGAGAATGAGGTGTACAAGCAGGTGATCTTCCAGGAGGGCTCCTGGGGCCGATGGGTCCAGAAGAAGTTCCAGAAGTACATCGGCTTCGCCCCATGCATCTTCCATGGCCGAGGCTTCTTCTCCTCTGACACCTGGGGGCTGGTGCCCTACTCCAAGCCTATCACCACTGTTGGTGAGCCCCCAGCCCAAGGGCTGTCCTGAACCAGGACGCCACACAGCTAGTGGGTGGTAGAGACAGGATTCCAGCGTGGGCCTGGCTCTGACAGCCATGCTTTGAGCCATGAGGACTTTGACGTATTGGGTGCTGATGGGAGTGATCAGcaaggatggggtggggtgggggaataGGGCCTCTGCTATGAACCAAGCACTGTGACAGGTGAGAAAACAAGACCCTCAGTCTCTGGGTTTGCAGTGCCCATGTGTCTACAGGGAAGATGGTATTGCAGCAAGGACCAAGGGGAGAAATGATGAGGATGTGTGGGTGCTCTCAGCGTCATGGTGGACTCCAGGGAGGAGGTGACTCTTACATTGCTAAATGATAGGAATTATCCAGCCAAAGAGAGGAGCGGGAGAGTTTCTGTCAGAAACAATAGCCAAAATAAAGTTCCAGAAACAAGATTGTGTAAATTTTTgaagaatggaaataaaacataaacatgaCTACAGCATAAGTATGGACAGAAGTATAGTCAAAAACTGGCTGCAGTTGGGCCTCAGCTGTGTTGTTTTTGGTGTATTTGGGACAGTTCAGAGGATTCCAAAGGATTACCTATTGCaggtgtgtgcatgcgtgtgtgaaCGAGTCACAAGCTAGAGATTCCGCAGGAGCATGTGGCCTTCACTTGAGGGGCTGAAGCTCATATGGATACTTTGCGTTCTCAGACCAGGTGTCTTTGTGCTTTTAGATGGGGACAAAGTAGCAGTGAGGCAGCAGGACCATTTCTGTGGGCAGGTGTGGCTGGGGCAGTGTCCTGTGGGCAGTGCGAAGGCCTTTGCTGTTCACCTGGAGAATGGGAAGCTGCTTGAGGGAGGAAGGTTCAGTTTTGTAATTGAAAGTGATCCTTGGGGCTACTGGATAGAAAATGGGTTAGAAGGGGCAGAAATGGAAGCTCCAAGACCAGTCCAGAGGCTTTGTGGTAGCCAGTGGCTTAGACGGAGAGAGGACtaggggagaagaaagaggagtgTGTGGATTTGGGAGAAATTTCGGACAGCATTGGCAGGGTTAGGGATGGACTGGGTATGGAGATGAAGCAggctaagaaaataaaacagctcACAGATGTACAAATGTTggtctcctcctccctttcccacccTTCTGCACTGTTTAAAGTATGTCACATTACTCACAGAATCCTCAGAACAGCCCTTTGAGTAGGGATCCCCatgtgacagatgaggaaactgaggcccagagaggcaaaaTGGCTTGCCCAGAGCAGAGCAAAAGCAAAGCTGTTTATTTGATCCCACAGCTCTCGCAGGAACTCATAATAGCAGAGTGCGGTGGTTTCAGTCAGCTTCGATCCCATCTGCTTAGCAGCTGTGTGTCCCTGGGCGGGGCTCTTCCCACGCCCCTGGGCCTCAGCATCTTCATCTGTGAAAGGGAACAGTTAGAGGCGAAGCACATAAAGCATTCAGCACAGTCCGTGACACATGGGGCCAGTAGCACAGGGTCACCACCATCAGCATCGTGGCGGGCGCCCAGGGTAACGGCAGTGACTAACCAGAGGCCTGTGCCCCGTTCCTGCAGTGGGCGAGCCCATCACCATCCCCAAGCTGGAGCACCCGACCCAGCAGGACATCGACCTGTACCACGCCATGTACATGGAGGCCCTGGTGAAGCTCTTCGACAACCACAAGACCAAGTTCGGCCTCCCGGAGACTGAGGTCCTGGAGGTGAACTGAGCCAGCCCTCCGGGGGCCACCTCCCGGGAGGAACCAGCTGCGAATCGTTTTCTACCAAGTTCTCGAGTGCTTTTTGTTCTGTAAATTTGGAAGCGTCATGGGTGTCTGTgggttatttaaaagaaattataataattttgttaaacCATTACCATGTTAGgtcttttttaagaaagaaatagtcAATATTTCAAGCTCTTTTCACTTCCAGTTTGTCCTGTTCTAGGTGGTGGCTAAATCTAGGTCTTTATGGTTTCTCCACCAacccctcttcttcccttcctgaaATGACAGAGAAAAGTCAGTCCTGGTTGATTGGGGAAGAAGGACAGCCGTTAGTGACTCAGGCCAGTTTGATTATTCACTTTTTGCTCCTAGGGATGGGAGGCAGAAGCCGCTTCTAATCAAACACCTCTATCCCCGCACCCCATGCTTGACTGCGGGACTCGTCCCTCCTGCCAAGGGGAAGAGTCGGAGGGTATAGTTGCCCATTTTGTAGGGACAGTGGTGAGCAGCTGGAATGTTCTAGCTTGATGCTCCCTTCTGCCACCCTcgccccacccccagtctgtcAAACCCGAGCCTGGACAGCCTTCAGGATGAGACAGGGTGGCGGTGATGCAGTGCAGGCACAGGGCTGCTCCGGGTGCACCGTCTCTGGGATCGTCAGCCACCATGTTCTGGTTGGAGTGACTGGTTGTCCTCAAGAGGCTGATGACATGGACAAAGTGCAGACTCCAGGTTTGCCTGGATCACATGCTTCCCGGTGGCCTTGGTTTACCTAACCCATAGCCCCAAGTCTGGGTGTGAGGACGGGGTCCCCTTTCTGTGCACAGAGAGGCCTGGCCCCTCTGAGTGGCGGGTTGGTTCCAGGACATGCGGCCCCTGGCCCAAGCCTCACATATTGGTGCCTTTCTgagggggtggggccagggaggaAACCCAGCGTCGCCTCTTTGTGTCCTATTTTCTCTTGATGAGATCATTGTACCATGTCAGACTTTTGTATGTGCCtggacaaataaatggaaatgagcAGCCTCTCTGAGTTGTTGTTGGGGCTACATCTGCACCTGCCACTTGGGGAAGACCACCGCCCCACTGGGCTGCCCGCCGAGGACTCTGCCCCTCATTCCTTTGGCCCATAGGGCCTCACTGTAGTGTGTCAGTTATCTATGGCTGTGTAACAGGTAATGTTGAAACTTAGTGGCTGCCAACAACTTTCGTAGGCTCAGAGTTCTTACAGTCAAGGGTTGAgggttggccaggcgtggtggctcatgcctgtaatcctagcactatgggaggctgagacgggaggattgtttgagctcaggagttagagaccagcctgagcaagagcgagaccccatctctactaaaaaaatagaaattagccagacaactaaaaatatactgaaaaaattagccaggcatggtggtgcatgcctgtagtcccagctacttgggaggctgaggcaggaggatcacttgagctcaggagtttgaggttgctgtgagctaggctgacaccacggtactctagcccggacaacagagtgagactctgtctcaaaaaaaaggggggggggtttgaGGCTTAGCCTGGCCCTCTGGTCCTCTGCTCGGGGTCTCCCAAGCTGCAGTCGGGTGTTGGCTGGGCTGTGGGCATTTCAAAGCTCCCGCAAGGGAGGATCCACTTCAAGGTTGTTTCAGTGGTGGTTGGCAGGATTGGCCTCCTCACTGGCTGCTGGCCAGAGGCCACTttcagttccttgccacatgggcCTTTCCCTAGAGTAGCTCATGGCACGGCAGCCAGCTTCAGAGAGTAGGTAAGAAGAGCCAGCATGCGAATAGAAGAGGGAAGTCACAGTCCTTTATAACCTAATCGTGGAAGTGATATCCCATCCCTTGTGCCATATTCTGTTCATTGCGTGCAAGTCACGAGGTCCAGCTCACACTGGAGGGTGGGGATTATACAGGGGAGTGGGTACCGGGAGGCAAGGGTCACTGGGAGCCACCTCACAGGGTGCCTGCCACATGGGGTAAAGGACTATCCAGCTGTAAGGCCCTGCTGAGCAGGAAGGCCCTTCTGGATCGACCCAGGTGTGTTCCCTGCCCTTGGCATCAGCGACACCAAAAAGGGCCCAGTTGTCACCCTAGTGATTACAGGATACCTCTCCTCCCTTTTCTAGTTCCCTTTAGTTCCGTGAGTACGGAGCACTGGGGAACCCTTCCCAGCTGAGACCAAAGGCCCTCATTCCAACTTCCTTCCTGCCAAAATGCCTGTCCTGCCTGCCCTTGCCGTTCACCCGCCTGAGGGACGGTTGCACTGTGCCAGAAGTTGCAAGAGGCTGCTTGAGAGCAGAGACCAACACTGGAAACAGCCGAGGATACGCAGGGACCTCTCACCCCACGTGGGGCGCCTCACTGGAGAGATGATGCCTGAGCTGGGCCTGGAAGGGTGGCTGAAGTTTGCCAGGAAGGGAAGGAGTGACAACGGGCAGAGCAGTAGGTGCAAAGATGGAGGAGACTGGACTGAACGATGTTGCTGATTGGAATGAGGGAGAGGTGGTGGTAGAGGAGTCCGCAGTGGCActtgcctgggggtggggcagggagttGGTTCTCCAGAGTGTCTagtgggcaggaggcagagcagtgAGAGAGAGTGCTCTGGAGGGGCCAACGGAGGCCGGATTCCGTAGTGCCAGGCGGGCCTCGGGCCGGAGAGCTCAGGTTGGACAGGCATGTCCTTTAGGATGGAGAAAAGGCCTGTTTGATGAGAGTCtcagtcccagcccagccccagcctaaGGCTGGCCCAGTGCTGGGTTGCAGCCTCAGTCTGGCTTCCAGCTTTGGACCAAGCTCTGGCCCTAACTGAGGCTACCCCACAAAGACCATTATTCTCAAACATCAACTTTGTGAACAGTGAACACCTGCTGTGTACTACGGAACTCAGCCATCTCTAGGGAGAACTGCGGTAGTAACCCAGGACAATGTCTCACAGCAGCCTGCCCAGAGCCGTCCCTGTGTGTGGGCGGCCCCAGGTAGATGCTGTGTGAGCTGTCCCAGAGCTCCCTTCAGCCAGAGCTCTGAAGCTGTGTGTGGGCGACTCCAGGTAGATGCTGTGAGCATTGCCTTGGGTTGGGAGTTGTTAGTTACCTCGGGAGAGGGAACCTCCTTTACTCTGCCCTTGGGTGGAGGTGGTGGGGCTGCCGTCTCAGCCTGGATTGCCAATTCCACCATTCTGCTTGTGGTTCCTAGACATGGCCACAAGGGGGCACACTGAGGGTGGTTCTCAGGCAAATGCCACACAGCTTCCTAAACTTCCTTTTCCCACTTTGACCCTTATCCAGCGCCTACCCTGAGCAGCTACTAGCTGGagtgttttacagataaagatgTCCATGTGGTCAAGCTGGGTTATAGTGTTATTCAAATCTCCTGTTTCTCTGTTGCTAATCTGCCTAGTTGTTCTGCCCATTATTCAAAATGGGGAGCTGAATTCTCCAACTGTTGTTATTGAAgtgtttctttctccctcccattctgtcagtttttgcttcacattTTTTGAGATTCTGCTCTTAGGTGCTtacatgtttataattgttatctctTCCTGATACATTGAcccttttatctttataaaatgctCTTCTTTTAGTAACAATTTTTGTCTTGAAGTCTATTATGTGTAGCCTGTGTTAGTGTAGCCACCCAGTgctcttttggtttttatttacgTGGAATATCTTTTCTGTCCTTTCCCTTCCAACCTATCTACTTGTGTTTTGAATATAAAGTGTGACTCCTGTAGACACAATAGTGTTGGATCTCTTTTTTAATGTCCACATTTCTACTCTCTgccttctattttttattctctacatttaatgtaattacttgCAAGGTAGGATTTACATCTGccattttgctgtttgttttgtgtgtgtcttaTGTTTTGTTGTTGCTCTCCCTCCattcctgccttcttttgtgttaaacatgtattttctaatatattattttaattatcttgttttttgactgtctattttttaattattagtggTTACCCCGGGGGTtacaattaacatcttaatttaaaacaatctAGCTCAGATTAACACCATATAATTTCTCCATCCTTTGGGCAGGGTGGCTTCAGAGAAAAGAGGGGCAGGCCACACATAGGAATGGTGCagtgggttgaatggtggccCACAAATGATATGTACATGTCCTAccacctggaacctgtgaatgtgaccttatttggaaaaagggatCTTTGCAGATATAACTAAGTTAAGGGTCTCAAGATGAGGTAACACTGGATTACCGGGGTGGGCCCTACATCCAATGATAAGTATTCTTATAAGAGACAGGGACAAAGGGAGAAgtccatgtgaagatgaaggcagagattagagttatACAGTCACAAGCCAAGGAAGCCACCAGAGGCTGGAATGAACAAAGGACTCTCCCCTAGTGCCATCTAAGGGAGTGCAGCCCTTCCAACaccttaattttggacttctggcctccagaactgtgagaaaatacatttatgttgtctaaagccacccagtttgtggtttAATATAGTGACCTTTAATACTATTTTTACCACTTGATAGACAAGTTATACCACTGGTGGCAGGCTCTAGTCTTCTCACaaatcagatatttcatttttctttacatgGAGTAGACTGCAAGTTTGGAAGGCACTCTTCCCTAATACTTCTGAGTGGGTAGAAGAAGTTCTCATTTAATGAATTATAATAGGATCActaggagaaggagaaaaatagggACTTCCCCCACACCTTGTGCTTGAGTTTTTACAACCATAATTTTAATAGCAAATACAAGACccgtatatatttcaaaacttgtTTTTCATATTCCTGTTTCCCTTCCTTGTAAACtctttttcaaaagatttttacCACTTTCTACTTAGGGAGTTTTGGCTCATGTATTTTCatctaatgttttgtttttttttccatgatacagttttatttcctatattttttacatatcatTTAATCACATTAGCACACAGTTAAAAATTTCCTTCTCTCAGCTCTAAaatatcaaatgatttttgagaTTTATAATTGCTTTTGATGAAAACTGATGtcaaagtatttttcttctaattaaacATGAAGagcatattttttcattcaatatatatgatataaaatatattccaaaaataaGTATGATCtcactatataaataaaacttatttaaaatatatgcagtaTCACTTTTTCATTAGGGGCAGTAAAATGTAGGATTAACAACATTGGAGTTAGACTGCTTTAGAATCCCAGTTCAATACTTGTCAtatgtgaccctgggcaattAACCTGACTGCTTTCACTTTCTAATCTCATAGCACTGTTGTGAGGATATAGGAAAACTGCTTacagcaatgcctggcacaacCCATAATAACTAGTAagttattatgttttttaaaatctaagctttttttttttttttttttttttgagacagagtctcactttgttgcccaggctagagtgggtgtcatggcatcagcctagctcacagcaacctcaaactcctgggctcaagcaatccttctgcctcagcctcccaagtagctgggactacaggcatatgccaccattcctggctaattttttctatatatattagttggccaattagtttctttctatttatagtagagatggggtctcgctcttgctcaggctggtttcaaactcctgacctcgagcaatctgcccgccttggcctcccagagtgctaggattacaggcgtaagccactgtcCCTGGCCTAAAATCTAagctttaaagaattaaatgatcTCTCTCTCCTGCTACAAAACCCCACTGTTGTATTCTCCTTTCAGCAAAGTCTGTCTTACCATTCtttaataaacaagtaaatggaTTAATTAATTCATCCATGGGAAGaatgttataaaatacattttaattttgtttatagaaatAGAGTATTATGCAATGAacattatgagattttttttctttataattttttagaaacaatCTCACTTACATTGAAATACAATACAAAGAATTTTTTGCCCTAAACTATTTGAGAATAAGTTGCAGACATGATGTCCCATCACACTCAACAAACAAGAATGGTATCCTATATAACCTCGGTAAAATCATGAAGACTAGGAAATTAACATAGAAACATTACTACCATCTAATCTTCATACCCTATTCAAATGTCATCATATGTCTTAATAATGTCCATTTCAGCAAAAGGATCAAGTTCAGAATCACATGTTATTTCAATCTCCTTTTATCTGaaacagtttctcagtctttccttaaCTATCATGACCTTGACAATCTTGACAATGACAGGCCCTTCGGTTTTGTTTTGACTGTCGTTCCCTCATGATTGATTCAGGTTACCACCTTCAGCAGAAATAGCACAGATGTGATGATGGGCTCTTCTTACCACATCCTATCAAGTGGCACATGATTTCAATTTGTCCCATTACTGATGATGATCACTTTGATCACTTAAGACTGCCTTGCTTTTCTActataaagttacttttttttgtACTTTGAGACTATACAAACATCTCCcgtataaaacatttattatttattgctatCAATAATGACTCATGGATCCCTATTTTATTCATTGGGTTATAAGTCATTCTATCACTATTTATTCTGATGCTCAAACTGCCTCAGATTTGAGCAATGGGAACCCCTTCAAACTGGCTTCTGTATCCTTTTGACACCATTTGTCCCCATCATTTTtctgagcacttccttactttctggcacaacTAGATGCTCCAGGATCATCgtgtgctttttttcttgttcaatCCCGGAATTAGCCACTTCTCCAAAGAGTCCTGGTTCCTCTTAGTGGAGGATGGTATTTAGAAACTAAGATctgaacaatttttatttatggaCCAGAAGTATGGTACAAGGGAGAGAGCCCTGGCTTGGGAATCAAGGGACAAGGGTTCACACCATCAATCTGCCACTAAGAACCACAAGACTTTGGACAGGTCATTTCCATAGCTGAGCCTCTTTTTAGGCATCTGTAAAACAGAGGCAATAATATCTACTTTACACGATCCTGTGAGGATGGATCAGAGTAACTTATATAAGTAACTAGCAAATACCAATTCTCTCCAGCTCCCAGGGAAACCTgtaggctcagagagggaagtCAATTTGCCTAAAATCATGCAGCTAATAAGCTGCAGGTCCAGACAGACCTCCAGCTGCTGAGCCCTGACTTGGGAGTCTTTTCAGCTACACCACCCAGGGTGCTACTTCTCCTTCTCAGCACCTGCAGCCTCTCTGTGCCAGCTCCTGCCTGGGCTTCTCTGTAGTTCCTGCAGTGCTCCATGCTGCTTCTGTTCCTCCTGTTCCTTCTGCCCAAACTACTTCTCTTGTTCTCCCTAGCCTCTCACTAGCCTCCTCTGCCCAgctaactcctactcatccttcagacTTTACTGTCAAAGTCCGTGCCAAATGAATGTGTTCTCTGGGTGAGTTTCACTTTATCAGCCTCCAGTATGTGTTAGTCTGGCTAGTCCATAAATTCACAAACTTCTGTGTGCACACTGGCACAGTATTGGTGGCAGTGTGAAAACCACTGGAATTGAGGCACGAGTGCTGGTCTCGGGGACAAGAGGCCCACGTCTTTGTCTCAGCTTTGCTACAAactttgtgtgaccttgggcaagctcaTTCCCTCTCTCTGGGGCTCCGTCCAGTGGGGGTGCAATGGAGGCCCCCACGTGATCCAAATATTCACTTACTCAagcatttatccattcattcattgacttctttcattcagcCATTTGCTCACTGAATCCTACAGAGCCTGTCTTCTGTGTCAGGATGCTAGGGAttcagagagaaatcaaaagCAGGGATTCACAGCAGAGCGGGAGAGACAGATGTAAACCACTCAGCAC
It includes:
- the DGAT2 gene encoding diacylglycerol O-acyltransferase 2; protein product: MKTLIAAYSGVLRGERRAEGARSASPNGGAALSREGSGRWGTGSSILSALQDLFSITWLNRSKVEKQLQVISVLQWVLSFLVLGVACSVILMYTFCTDCWLIAVLYFTWLVFDWNTPKKGGRRSQWVRNWAVWRYFRDYFPIQLVKTHNLLTTRNYIFGYHPHGIMGLGAFCNFSTEATEVSKKFPGIRPYLATLAGNFRMPVLREYLMSGGICPVNRDTIDYLLSKNGSGNAVIIVVGGAAESLSSMPGKNAVNLRNRKGFVKLALRHGADLVPTYSFGENEVYKQVIFQEGSWGRWVQKKFQKYIGFAPCIFHGRGFFSSDTWGLVPYSKPITTVVGEPITIPKLEHPTQQDIDLYHAMYMEALVKLFDNHKTKFGLPETEVLEVN